The proteins below come from a single Balaenoptera acutorostrata chromosome 2, mBalAcu1.1, whole genome shotgun sequence genomic window:
- the GARIN3 gene encoding Golgi-associated RAB2 interactor protein 3: MSSERLLPHYTANSSRSVGVFSTSMGDLQRQLYKGGEYDIFRYAPMFESDFIQISKKGEVIDVHNRVRMVTVGIASTSPLLPLPDVMLLARPTKVCEEHVRYAQITKGRGRKPAKTLELTRLLPLKFVKISIHDREKQHLRLKLATGRTFYLQLCPSSDAREDLFFYWEKLVYLLRPPVESCSSTPTVQTGDAVTIEDTKTLVTTELHRERDQDEAGLHKLRDVSGATSWAYVGGEEIHHAPHGSTAAVKSAGGSAAGMTPGLAVAGTASGPGGGVAVAGVGAGPAGGAASLAATKSTGTSQVRMALAGATIKDPGESGSGKAIAGAATISLEDTNLVLTGAARTSSTGADSPESSVSVEFAGAATTSKPAAGRAEGQVAAPLVSTLQSEGYMSERDGSQKVSRPRDEAWKEKKERREKKDKSSSRKSSHHRRTGESHHRTGGDKTRKSSSHWSLSGHGHSKDDKKEKGHSGTRGRGHSSHRSGSHSSSAKAGRTARKLGKSLSATSSGTLSKKSSKIRSFFRSFRVIPGSKTMVTHDREVDIVAKTVEKHNIEAKVEKAPTGQDLEICGTMTSETTETIIIETKSI, from the exons ATGAGCAGTGAGCGTTTGTTACCTCATTACACGGCCAACAGCTCCCGTTCAGTGGGCGTGTTCAGTACCTCCATGGGGGACCTGCAACGACAACTGTACAAGGGAGGAGAGTATGACATTTTCAGGTACGCACCCATGTTTGAGAGCGACTTTATCCAGATCAGCAAGAAAGGAGAGGTGATTGACGTACACAACCGCGTCCGGATGGTGACTGTGGGCATCGCATccaccagccccctcctcccactaCCGGACGTCATGCTGCTGGCCCGACCAACGAAAGTCTGTGAAGAGCATGTCAGATACGCCCAGATCACCAAGGGGAGAGGTCGCAAGCCCGCGAAGACCCTAGAGCTCACCAGGCTGCTTCCCTTGAAGTTTGTCAAGATCTCCATCCACGACCGTGAGAAACAGCATTTGCGCCTGAAGCTTGCCACTGGCCGTACTTTTTATCTGCAGCTATGCCCCTCTTCCGATGCACGAGAAGACCTCTTTTTCTATTGGGAAAAGCTTGTCTATCTCCTGAGACCACCGGTAGAGAGTTGCAGCAGTACCCCGACGGTCCAAACTGGAGATGCAGTGACTATAGAGGATACCAAAACCCTAGTG ACCACAGAGCTCCACAGAGAAAGGGATCAGGATGAGGCTGGGCTTCACAAGCTTCGTGACGTATCTGGAGCCACGTCTTGGGCTTATGTTGGGGGAGAGGAAATCCATCATGCCCCCCATGGCTCAACTGCAGCCGTGAAAAGTGCCGGAGGATCGGCGGCAGGGATGACCCCGGGCCTGGCCGTAGCAGGGACAGCATCAGGCCCTGGCGGAGGAGTGGCAGTCGCAGGGGTGGGAGCAGGCCCTGCAGGAGGTGCTGCGAGCTTGGCGGCAACCAAGAGCACAGGCACTAGCCAGGTGCGCATGGCCCTGGCGGGAGCCACCATCAAGGATCCAGGAGAAAGCGGATCCGGCAAGGCCATTGCAGGTGCTGCCACCATATCCTTGGAGGACACGAACCTGGTCTTGACGGGTGCTGCCAGAACATCCTCGACGGGGGCAGATAGTCCAGAGAGCAGCGTGAGCGTAGAGTTTGCAGGTGCAGCAACGACCAGCAAGCCTGCTGCTGGAAGAGCTGAAGGGCAGGTCGCAGCCCCCCTGGTCTCCACCTTGCAGAGCGAAGGCTACATGTCTGAACGGGATGGAAGCCAGAAGGTCTCCCGCCCCAGGGATGAagcctggaaggaaaaaaaggaaagaagggaaaagaaggacAAGTCTTCATCTAGGAAAAGTTCCCACCACCGCAGGACAGGTGAAAGTCACCACAGGACAGGAGGGGACAAGACCCGGAAATCATCCTCCCACTGGTCCTTATCCGGCCATGGACACTCAAAagatgacaaaaaagaaaaagggcacaGTGGCACCAGGGGCAGAGGACACAGCTCTCACCGGAGTGGCAGCCACAGCTCTTCTGCCAAGGCGGGGAGGACAGCTCGCAAACTGGGGAAGAGCCTATCCGCCACCAGTTCAGGGACTCTAAGTAAGAAATCCAGTAAGATCCGCTCTTTCTTCAGGAGCTTCAGAGTCATTCCTGGTTCAAAAACAATGGTCACACACGACAGAGAGGTAGACATCGTGGCTAAGACGGTAGAGAAGCACAACATAGAGGCCAAGGTGGAGAAAGCCCCGACTGGCCAGGATCTGGAGATCTGTGGAACTATGACATCAGAGACGACGGAGACCATCATTATTGAAACCAAATCCATTTAA
- the MED7 gene encoding mediator of RNA polymerase II transcription subunit 7 — protein sequence MGEPQQVSALPPPPMQYIKEYTDENIQEGLAPKPPPPIKDSYMMFGNQFQCDDLIIRPLESQGIERLHPMQFDHKKELRKLNMSILINFLDLLDILIRSPGSIKREEKLEDLKLLFVHVHHLINEYRPHQARETLRVMMEVQKRQRLETAERFQKHLERVIEMIQNCLASLPDDLPHSETGLRVKTEPMDADDSNNCAGQDEQQRANSGHRRDQIIEKDAALCVLIDEMNERP from the coding sequence ATGGGTGAGCCACAGCAAGTAAgcgccctcccaccccctccgaTGCAGTACATCAAGGAGTATACagatgaaaatattcaggaaggCCTCGCTCCCAAGCCTCCACCTCCAATAAAGGACAGTTATATGATGTTCGGCAACCAGTTCCAGTGTGATGATCTTATCATCCGCCCTTTAGAAAGTCAGGGTATCGAACGGCTTCATCCTATGCAGTTTGATCACAAGAAAGAACTGAGAAAACTCAATATGTCTATCCTTATTAATTTCTTAGACCTCTTAGATATCTTGATAAGGAGCCCTGGGAGTATAAAACGAGAAGAGAAGCTAGAAGATCTTAAGCTGCTTTTTGTACATGTGCATCATCTCATAAATGAATACCGACCCCACCAAGCAAGAGAGACCTTGAGAGTCATGATGGAGGTGCAGAAACGTCAACGCCTTGAGACAGCTGAGAGATTTCAAAAGCATCTGGAACGAGTCATTGAGATGATTCAGAATTGCTTGGCTTCTTTGCCTGATGATTTGCCCCATTCGGAAACAGGGCTGAGAGTAAAAACTGAACCAATGGATGCTGATGATAGCAACAATTGTGCTGGACAGGATGAACAACAAAGAGCAAATTCAGGTCATAGGAGAGATCAGATTATAGAGAAAGATGCTGCTTTGTGTGTCCTAATTGACGAAATGAATGAAAGACCGTGA